AGCGGCACTGTTACGGTCAATCTGCTGCGCACATCGCCCACAAACAGGCAGTTGCAGGAAATGTATAACTATCAACGTCAGAGCAGCGCCAACTGGGGGCGCAACACCATCACCGTGCGCGATGTGGCACGCGGCGACACCGTGACCTGTCAGGAGGTGGCTTTCGCCAAACAGCCGGAAAAGCCTTTTGGCAAGGAAGGTGGCACACGACAATGGACGTTCCATGCAGGCAAAATCAGTATCCAGGACGGCAGTGGCACGCCGGAAATCTCTTAGGAGTAAGCCATGAATGAAGTTGAAATCCAGGGCACTGTTTACAAGATTGGCAAACTCAACGCCTTTGCGCAGATGTATATTCTTAAGCGCGCCGCCCCGG
This is a stretch of genomic DNA from Desulfovibrio desulfuricans. It encodes these proteins:
- a CDS encoding phage structural protein; the protein is MGYAYSFLDVHAAISGPGGNFPLSGDRAGIAQEGLTIVPTGDQNTMTVGADGSVMHSLLADASGTVTVNLLRTSPTNRQLQEMYNYQRQSSANWGRNTITVRDVARGDTVTCQEVAFAKQPEKPFGKEGGTRQWTFHAGKISIQDGSGTPEIS